The following proteins are encoded in a genomic region of Numenius arquata chromosome 28, bNumArq3.hap1.1, whole genome shotgun sequence:
- the LOC141476165 gene encoding uncharacterized protein, translating into MELGRDPPAPQNRDTEERGDTPTSMGGPPHPPFQREAKASGLGFPPPQREAEAGGLGVTPPKREAKAGGLGVALPPKEAKVEDLRVPPLQREAKVSGLGVPPPKREAEAGGLGAPPPNDRPYGCCECGKAFGSSYALLTHRRLHTGEKPYKCPECGKDFTRGSTLVNHRRIHTGEKPYICEKCEKTFSNYSTYTRHRKTHAGEEPERYPDGGKKIRGDSSLGRDLGDLPYMCRDCGIDFIWSSALIRHRRIHTGEKPFQCGDCGKSFGDNWVLSRHRRIHTGEKPSACAQCGKSFNDAFSLLRHQRGHSGERPYRCPQCGKSFLDSSTLIDHQRIHTGERPFACPDCGRRFNRSSNLVTHQRIHSGERPYRCPQCGKSFSRSYSLVTHQRIHSGERPYSCPQCGKGFYQSSLLARHHRTHLKDRQK; encoded by the exons AtggagctgggaagggacccaCCAGCCCCCCAAAACCGGGACACAGAGGAGAGGGGTGACACCCCCACAA GCATGGGGGGACCCCCACATCCACCCTTCCAAAGAGAAGCCAAAGCCAGTGGTTTGGGGTTCCCACCCCCTCAAAGAGAAGCTGAAGCGGGTGGTTTGGGGGTGACACCTCCCAAAAGAGAAGCCAAAGCAGGGGGCCTTGGGGTCGCACTCCCCCCAAAAGAAGCCAAAGTAGAGGATCTGAGGGTCCCGCCCCTTCAAAGAGAAGCCAAAGTGAGTGGTTTGGGGGTCCCACCCCCCAAAAGAGAAGCTGAAGCCGGGGGTTTGGGGGCCCCACCCCCCAACGACCGCCCCTACGGCTGCTGCGAGTGCGGGAAAGCTTTCGGCAGCAGCTACGCCTTACTGACCCATCGCCGCCTCCACACGGGCGAAAAACCCTATAAATGCCCCGAATGCGGGAAGGATTTCACCCGGGGTTCGACGCTGGTGAACCATCGTCGGATCCACACGGGGGAAAAACCCTATATTTGTGAAAAATGCGAGAAAACTTTTAGTAATTATTCAACCTATACCCGCCATCGGAAAACCCACGCGGGCGAAGAACCCGAGAGATATCCCGATGGCGGGAAAAAAATTAGGGGTGATTCTTCTTTGGGGCGAGATCTCGGCGACCTGCCCTACATGTGTCGCGACTGCGGGATCGATTTTATCTGGAGCTCGGCTTTAATTCGGCACCGGCGGATCCACACCGGGGAGAAACCCTTCCAATGCGGGGATTGCGGGAAGAGTTTCGGCGATAATTGGGTGTTGTCGCGGCACCGGCGCATCCACACGGGCGAGAAACCCTCCGCGTGCGCCCAGTGCGGGAAGAGCTTCAACGATGCCTTCTCGCTGCTGCGGCACCAACGTGGCCACAGCGGGGAAAGACCCTACCGGTGTCCCCAGTGCGGGAAGAGCTTCCTGGACAGCTCGACCCTCATCGATCACCAGCGGATCCACACGGGGGAACGTCCCTTTGCCTGCCCCGACTGCGGGAGGAGATTCAATCGAAGCTCCAACCTGGTGACCCACCAGCGCATCCACAGCGGGGAAAGACCATACCGGTGTCCCCAGTGCGGGAAGAGCTTCAGCCGCAGCTACAGCCTGGTGACCCACCAACGCATCCACAGCGGGGAAAGACCCTACAGCTGCCCCCAGTGCGGGAAGGGCTTTTACCAGAGCTCCCTTCTCGCCCGCCATCACCGCACCCACCTCAAGGACCGccagaaatga
- the LOC141476167 gene encoding uncharacterized protein codes for MLRDTRAAGDEMEMEKMEDKPHQQNLAEEAVLKGSVEREVNRVEKPRRCTPGRGCRPTPRSWEEERPTICEECGRSFSRSSNLVVHQRLHAGEKPYKCLECGKTFSRSSHLITHQRLHTGEKPYKCPECGKSFSDSSTLITHQRLHTGEKPYKCPDCGKGFNQSSNLTSHQRTHTGERPYKCPECGKSFSVSSYLIRHQKIHTGERPYKCEECEKTFSQSSSLIIHQRVHTGEKPYRCVDCGKWFRNSSDLIRHQRTHTGERPYRCPDCGKSFNRSSNLMTHQRIHTGEKPYECPECRRSFTVSSALIKHQRTHREGKPYECPDCGKSFIRCSNFITHRRTHVG; via the exons atgctACGAGACACCCGGGCAG CAGGTgatgagatggagatggagaagatGGAGGACAAACCCCACCAGCAAAACCTCGCGGAAGAAGCTGTTTTGAAGGGTTCCGTGGAGCGGGAGGTCAACAGGGTGGAAAAGCCCAGAAGATGCACCCCGGGGAGAGGTTGCAGACCCACCCCcagaagctgggaggaggaaagacCCACCATCTGTGAGGAATGTGGCCGGAGCTTCAGCCGGAGCTCGAACCTGGTGGTGCACCAGCGGCTCCATGCTGGCGAGAAGCCCTACAAGTGCTTAGAGTGCGGGAAGACCTTCAGCCGGAGCTCCCACCTCATCACCCACCAACGGCTCCACACGGGGGAGAAGCCCTACAAGTGTCCCGAATGCGGGAAGAGCTTCAGTGACAGCTCCACCCTCATCACCCACCAACGGCTCCACACTGGGGAGAAGCCCTACAAGTGCCCTGACTGTGGGAAAGGCTTCAACCAGAGCTCCAACCTCACGTCCCACCAACGCACCCACACCGGGGAGAGACCCTACAAGTGCCCCGAGTGCGGGAAGAGCTTCAGTGTCAGCTCCTACCTCATCCGCCACCAGAAGATCCACACTGGGGAGAGGCCCTACAAGTGCGAGGAGTGTGAGAAGACCTTCAGCCAGAGCTCCAGCCTCATCATCCACCAGCGGGTCCACACCGGGGAGAAGCCCTACCGGTGCGTGGACTGCGGGAAGTGGTTTCGGAACAGCTCGGATCTCATCAGGCATCAACGGACGCACACGGGCGAGAGGCCCTACCGCTGCCCTGACTGCGGGAAGAGCTTCAACCGCAGCTCCAACCTGATGACCCACCAACGCATCCACACCGGGGAGAAGCCCTACGAGTGTCCCGAGTGCAGGAGGAGCTTCACGGTCAGCTCCGCCTTGATTAAACACCAAAGGACCCACCGGGAAGGGAAGCCCTACGAGTGTCCCGACTGCGGGAAGAGCTTTATCCGCTGTTCCAACTTCATTACCCATCGGAGGACACACGTTGGGTAG